The genomic window AGAACATATTACAATTCTGTCTGATACAGTGGAAAACTAAGGAGGAAGATTTCAAAATCAATTTATATCCCACTGTTAATTTTAACTTGATTTGGTAGTCTATATATGTATTTTAATGATCTTTGGCATGGAATAGGTATCCCTGCAACAAAACTAATTTATGGTCACACAAGCAAGTTTTCAAAGAATAATTACTGCTATTTTATTTTTAGTTGCCAATATTCAAAGTCACAATTGCTGGACTTGTCAAATTAATGAATTTTAAATAAAGTCAAAAATAAGGCTTTAAATTAAAGAAGCCATAATAATTGGAATCTGAGTAACATTCTTCACCTTCTTCAGTACTTACTCTTGGACTGCATCAAGTCTTAAAACTTAGGCATGTTCTGAACATATTGAATCCAATATTTAATTCAGCTAAAGCATAAAGACTTGCCCAGCACATAACCTGTACATTAATACAAGCTAAAGCGTAGCAGACATGCATTGCTTAAAATCCTCAGCAAATGAGGAGCTATGTTTTATTTACAAACAAAATCACAAATCTAAACTGGAGATTGAGTGTCATACATTACTTAGAATGACTCCTTGCTATAATCACCTTAAGTAGTGGCAGAATACGACAATTCAGAATAATTTGTTTTGACTTCATAACTCAGTAACTGTGGTATAAAAATGGGAAGCCCATATAAATTTGAAGAAGGTAGATTATCCTGAACATTACTAGAGGTAGAAAGTATAAGAGCTTGGAAGACTTGCTAAACTTTTAATAAAATACTAGTGAGACCTCAAGTGGAATTTGGTAGCCAATTCTGGCACCATATTTATAAAAGGCTCAGATTTAGTccacaagacacaggaacagaattaggctattcagcccatcaagtctgctccaacatttgatcatggctgatccatttctctctcaatcccattctcctgccttctcctcacaaTCTTCCATGCCCTGACATCCACCTGGTCTCAGAGACATCAAAATACATCATCCTGCTAGAGGTGACAGTTGGAGGCGGGGATGGAAGACAAAGTGCATCCCTATTGAAGGCTGCTTTGGCTTCACTGGACAGTGACCTCACAGAGCCTTCAGCACACTGGGCATTGCTAGTTGAAGGAGACAGAGCACCATTGGCAACAACACTGAGGCAGTAGAGAAAGCctcaacacaaagtacactgcagatgttgtggtcaaatcaacacgtacaaacacgctggatgaactcagcaggtagggcagcatccgttgaaatgagcagtcaacgtttcgggctgagacccttcgtcaggacatcgtCCTCAAGATGGCTCTGGATGAAGAGAGCAAGTCCATGGGGATCTGCAGCACATGCTATATGAATACAAGTTGCCTGGGTGacggtgtctgatgttgaaagacctgaaacacccaATGACCACAGactacatcactgatgatgtgttcaGAGCATAGTGAAGTGTATTCTTcaaaacaagaatctatcaatctctgccttaaatatactcatgacctggcctccacagctgcctgtggcaatgaattccaggtgcactaccctctggataaagaaattcctcctcatctctgttctaaatggatgaccctcTATACTGAGGTTCTACACTCTGCTCCTCTACtccctcactattggaaacatcctctccacatccactttttccaaaatggttcaaagtttcaaaaaaaagattaatttattgtcaaagtacacaactctgaaattcttcttctcctaaagctttcaacatttgataggttttgatgagatcaccccactcattcttttgaattccagtgagtagaggcccagagccatcaaacacccttAACATACAAGGCCTCTgaattccagaatcattttcatgaacctcctccaatgtcaacacatcctttcttatataaggggcccaaaactgctcacaatactccaagtgaggcctcacaagtgctttataaattatcagcattacatccttgtttatatattctagttctctcaaaatgaactctgacattgcatttgccttcaacaccaccaagtcaacctgcaagttgacctttagggaatcctgcacaatgactcataagtccttttgcacctcgtATTTTGGAATTttatctctgtttagaaaatactctatgcttttattcctttaactgaagtgcatgaccatatacctcCCTACAccgcattccatctgccacttctttgcccattcttgtaacccaagtccttctgcagcctccctgcttcctcaacactacctgcccctcaacctatcttcaaTTTACATCAATGGTACCAGGGATGAGTGGCTTCCACTGTGAAACAGGGCATGTTTTCCTTTAAATTTGAAGGACATCTTCATTCTGATAAAGGCAGTTGAAGTTATTTCTGTTAAAAGTAGATAACTACAAATCACGTATAGCACAGAAGAACaaacaaaacagaacaggcaaAAATGTTTTCAGGACTGAAGATGAAGAGGAGTGGGATTAGGAAGCTAATTCTTTGGAAGAGTTTGTACGGGCATCATTAGACATGCATCCTTGCTGTACCATTCACTCTATGGTTAAAATCATTATCTTACGGTGCAGATATATGTATCACTATTAATGTGATCATTTTTCTCACCTCTACCTGCTCCTCAATCGACTTCTTTACCAGGCAGCTTGGCCAAGAAAACATGCACCCCAATATCTCTTTTCAGAGATGCAGTCTTGTACAAACCTGGCTATTGCACTGAAGCCAATTTTGGAACGACTTAGGCTTCACTGAAGAGTGTTTACCATTGTGACTTTGGCCAAAGAAAATATAACTTTTTaaacagctttaaaaaaaaactcagcaaTGATGCAAAATTTTAAATTTAGATTTAGTAGCAATGTTCTACAAAGGAGGATTCAACTTAAGTTTTGTTATCTTAAGACATGTTATTGTCAGCACATGACATACTTACTTTAACGCTGCATAATAAAATGTACCAAACCATATGCTtgatgtcaacaaatgcactggGATCATCACCTTCCCATATTGCTTGAATGTCTTTTTGAATCGCTGATATAGACCGATTGAGTGGTCGTGGAGAGGATCCTTTTCCACATCTGCTACTTCTCGATTTGAGGTTGTCTCAGAAAAGTATGTTTCTTGAACTGAGTCTGACAAAGTGTCTTGATCAGGATCACTTCTTGGTATAGACTTAGGGTCATCTGACTTGACTTTCTCAGTGTCCTTGTGCTTTGTGGATGATGGTTCTACTTGGAAATTTGGCTTTCGCTGTTCCAAGGCAACAACTGGGCGAGATGTgtgtaggagctgtccctgatgaGGGATAAGAAAAGGCATCTTCCCACATGTAGCTGGAAGTATGCGAGAGACACACTGTCGGACATTACAAGCTTGCTTTGAGTGCAGTTTGAGGATAGTTTGAAGGAAATAACTCTGCATGTTTAAGTTTCCAGTTTGATGATTTCTAACCTAATGACAGAAGAACTGGAAGGAAAACGAAGTGTTACAAATGCAGTTTCCAATCAGTTTAATCATTGCACATAATAGACTCATTTTGCACTTAAAATGCCAGAGGATTTTACAATTGCTAACTCTTCAATATAACCTTTAACATTGAATTTACTGCCAATGATCAATTCTGAAATGGAATCATTGTTTCATGGTTATCTGTGGCAGCCAACTTGTGCTGCTATTTTTGTGAGACTTAAGCTAAGCAATCAGTCCATCCACTGTGTTGTTCTTCCAAAGgtgaatgggggagggggtcTTCCCAGAAAGGGACATTTTAAATTAGGTTATCGTAACTCCTGCTTGCACCTTATAATAGTTTAATATTTTGCCAGCAGGATGAAATCTGTGTGAATATTTTCTTAAGACTTAAATCACTTATACAAATTTAACCAGTGGCATTGATCAGAATGCAAGATTTTATTTTGGAAAGCTGGTACTTTTTATCTAGGTTGCTATTAATTTTTAACTTCTTTCTCTCCTTACACTTTTTTTTATCCATTTCTCAGTTTGCTGTGTTCTCATtattttcagtttcttctctccAGTCTTGCTATCTACCTGGCTTCACCATTTtataaacaaaaaacaaaaaatctgcagatgctggaaatccaagcaacacacacaaaatgctggaggaactcagcaggccagacagcatttacagaaaagagtacagttgatgtttcaggctgaaacctgaaatgtcgactgtactcttctccacagatgctgcctacactgctgagttcctccagcattttgtgtgtgttccaccgTTTTATGAGTTTTTTCCCCACTTCACTATTAACAATGCTGATATACTCTCAATATGGGAATTGTTCTGTTAAACTGGCAGATTATGCATGTTACTCTGTTGCTTGAGAACGATGTGATAGGTAACCTAGAGAAGAAAACTGACTGGATGTCATGAAAATTTTCAGCTAAACAGACAGCAAGCATGGATTGTAAACTGTGGGTTATGCTTAAGTAGCCTGAATGAAATTTAAGGATGGATGTTTTGTAGGCAGTACTTCCAAATGTATTTGAAAATCTCTAAGCcgaagttttaaaaaaatcacagaaTTAAAGGCAAATTTCTGATTTACTGAAAGTGTAGGCTAGTAACAGGAGAGTAAGATGAGAAATATGTCCAGGTATTCAAACTACATAACTACATGTAACCTGTGGCAGAGTCCAAAGAAATGTTAGGGTATTAGCTGCTCTCCTTAATTCTAAATAATTTACACAGTGGATTAGAAATCCAGATATCCAAATC from Hypanus sabinus isolate sHypSab1 chromosome 1, sHypSab1.hap1, whole genome shotgun sequence includes these protein-coding regions:
- the fam210aa gene encoding uncharacterized protein C18orf19 homolog A, which codes for MQSYFLQTILKLHSKQACNVRQCVSRILPATCGKMPFLIPHQGQLLHTSRPVVALEQRKPNFQVEPSSTKHKDTEKVKSDDPKSIPRSDPDQDTLSDSVQETYFSETTSNREVADVEKDPLHDHSIGLYQRFKKTFKQYGKVMIPVHLLTSSIWFGTFYYAALKGVNVVPFLEYIGAPKGIIQILNHSTGGNALTAYALYKLATPARYTVTLGGTSLAVKYLRSHGYLSTPPPMRVYIQDRMEETRERFSEKMEETKELLSEKIQETKDMVSFRKKKE